One Sus scrofa isolate TJ Tabasco breed Duroc chromosome 1, Sscrofa11.1, whole genome shotgun sequence DNA segment encodes these proteins:
- the MYCT1 gene encoding myc target protein 1 has product MRGSVKIIFLLLNHKDVESKSFFWTYGLSFLSSFLLSLLFLVDIMANNTTSLGSPWPENFWEDLIMSFTVSMAIALVIGGFIWALFVCLSRRRASAPISQWSSSRRSRSSYSHGLNRTGFYRHSGCERRSNLSLASLTFQRQASMEQANSFPRKSSFRGSTFHPFLQSPPLPVETESQLVTLPSSSTSATINPCHSLGRPDFHWSNNSLRIGLSAPPPPAYESIIKAFPDS; this is encoded by the exons ATGAGGGGTagtgtgaaaattatttttctcttgctgaacCACAAAGACGTAGAATCAAAGAGCTTCTTTTGGACATACggactttcctttctttcttcttttcttctctctcttctcttccttgtgGATATTATGGCTAATAACACAACAAGTTTAGGGAGTCCATGGCCAGAAAACTTTTGGG aGGATCTTATAATGTCCTTCACAGTGTCCATGGCAATTGCACTTGTGATTGGAGGATTtatttgggctttgtttgtttgtctgtctcgAAGAAGAGCCAGTGCCCCCATCTCACAGTGGAGTTCAAGCCGGCGATCTAGATCTTCCTACTCCCATGGCCTCAACAGAACTGGATTTTACCGCCACAGCGGCTGTGAACGTCGAAGCAACCTCAGCCTGGCCAGCCTCACTTTCCAGCGCCAAGCATCCATGGAACAAGCAAATTCCTTTCCCAGAAAATCAAGCTTCAGGGGGTCAACGTTCCATCCCTTCCTGCAAAGTCCACCCCTTCCCGTGGAAACTGAGAGTCAGCTGGTGACTCTTCCTTCTTCCAGTACCTCTGCCACCATCAACCCGTGCCACAGTCTAGGCCGTCCTGATTTCCACTGGTCCAATAATAGCCTTCGGATTGGtctttcagccccacccccacctgcctaTGAGTCAATCATAAAGGCATTCCCGGATTCCTGA